Proteins encoded within one genomic window of Streptomyces sp. NBC_00523:
- a CDS encoding nucleotidyltransferase domain-containing protein, which produces MITPTDEALVRRHTVYSCVMGSRAFGLATETSDTDRRGVFLAPTPLFWRFEKPPTHIEGPADEQFSWELERFCELALRANPNVLECLHSPLVDHVDDTGRELLALRGAFLSRRAHDSFVRYALAQRRKLEADVRVHGAPRWKHAMHLLRLLASCRDLLRTGELTIEVGDAREALLAVKRGEVPWPEVVRRMTLLAAENDEAAATSPLPDEPDRARIEDFLVRTRRASAAASAL; this is translated from the coding sequence ATGATCACGCCGACCGACGAGGCCCTGGTGCGCCGCCACACGGTGTACTCCTGTGTGATGGGCTCGCGCGCCTTCGGTCTCGCCACCGAGACCAGCGACACCGACCGGCGGGGCGTGTTCCTGGCACCGACCCCGCTGTTCTGGCGCTTCGAGAAGCCGCCCACGCACATCGAGGGCCCGGCGGACGAGCAGTTCTCCTGGGAGCTGGAACGCTTCTGCGAGCTGGCCCTGCGGGCCAATCCGAACGTGCTGGAGTGCCTGCACTCGCCGCTGGTCGATCACGTGGACGACACCGGCCGGGAGCTGCTCGCCCTGCGCGGCGCCTTCCTCTCCCGCCGGGCGCACGACTCGTTCGTACGCTATGCCCTGGCCCAGCGCCGCAAGCTGGAGGCGGACGTCCGCGTCCACGGCGCCCCGCGCTGGAAGCACGCCATGCACCTGCTGCGGCTGCTGGCGAGCTGCCGGGACCTGCTGCGCACCGGCGAACTGACGATCGAGGTGGGCGACGCCCGCGAAGCCCTCCTCGCGGTCAAGCGCGGCGAGGTCCCCTGGCCGGAGGTCGTACGCCGCATGACCCTCCTCGCCGCCGAGAACGACGAGGCGGCCGCCACCTCCCCACTGCCCGACGAGCCGGACCGTGCGCGCATCGAGGACTTCCTCGTCCGCACGCGCCGGGCGTCGGCGGCGGCCTCAGCGCTCTGA